The Peromyscus maniculatus bairdii isolate BWxNUB_F1_BW_parent chromosome 6, HU_Pman_BW_mat_3.1, whole genome shotgun sequence genomic interval ttgttagaGCTGTGGGTTTCCTTGGAGGAGCACCAGGATGCTTTGGAACTCATCATGAGCAAGTACCGGAAACAGATGTTACAGTTAATGGTTGCTAAAAAGGCAGTGGATACCGAACCAGTCCTGAAAGCTCACCAGTCTCACTCTGCAGTAAGGAAACACCgataaataaattctaaataaaCCATACTGGAATCTtgaggttgttgttttgtttgcagaAAAGCATGTTCCTCTTTCATGGTTTTCATGTTCACTCTGTATCTGGCTGAGGCTTTGTGAAGTATGAATAAGAGAAGGGGATCAGGGGCTCCCCACATCCTTTTGAGTGATATCACCTCCCTCACCAAGATCTCTTATTCAACCTGAGACAGGATGAGTTAGAGTtctaggctaacctgggctacatagcaagctagATAGCAAGCATGATGGCAGCTAGTGTTGAAAGCGTTCAGTGAATGCTTGGCTGATTATTACTTGTATGTTCTACTAGGCTGTAAGTTTTGTACTTTGGGGGCATGAGTTCAGTTTTATCTGTCTTCCACACAGCAAGCAGTCACTAACCTCACTGAATGACTCACATTCTGTCACTGGGGATGTGGCGGGGGTCTTGTTTATTTTATGGCCGTTCCTACGTTTTAACTACTGTTTAATTTGGAAAACCAGTAATTTTTCAGTTTGTAAGGTGCTTCCTTGTTATATATTTGCACATATTATGTATTCTAATCTACAGTTCTTAGATTGGAAGCTACTATTTACTACAGTGAAAGATGTTTCGTCTTCCATTGGATGCGTTTTACTGACTTACAAGTTTTAGGGAACTGGAATGttttaaatatctaaatatttgagttattatctgttttgttttgttttgtttttgaggctagGTACCATTTAGTACAGGCTGGCATCCACccttctcagcctcccaaggacaGGACTACAGGAGTATGCTACCACACTTGACACCTGGATATCAAATGCTCTTTTGAAAAGTGGAAATTATTTGAAATACcacagatttttattattatggctCAAAATATAGGGTAATTGAAGTGTAACTTCTGTAGCATGTACTAAATGAACCCCTCCCAGTTTATTTCTGCAAGGTTTTTAATAGACTTAAAATTCATAATGCACATGCTTTTTGTGGTCTTTATaactaaaaactatttttttcccattttattttcgCAGGAAATTGAAAGTCAGATTGACAGAATCTGTGAAATGGGAGAAGTGATGAGGAAAGCCGTTCAGGTGGATGATAATCAGTTTTGTAAGATTCAGGAAAAACTAGCTCAACTAGAGGTAAGGTGGTTGATGTCTTAagttccccccttttttctctttcatttatttcatttaagttcACCGTTTTTCTAACAGCTTTTATAACGTCTCAGAATATGTCATCACTAGACTATCACTACAGTgtattaatattttcctttttacaagAATGCCTCTAAATAAGGGTGTCTGAGAATGTGGCCTGAACTGGCCCAAAACTCAAAATTATCCTGCATCAACATCCTGTGTTGCCTCAGTAGTGTTAGGCTAACAATACTAGCAGTATTGATGTTCTCTGTGTCCTAATGATTTAAAATTACAATTTGTTTTTTTTGCCCTtttcagggaaataaaaaaatacagtcaGCAGCAATCAATGAAAATGCCAGTTgtggggctggggacagagcttGATTGGTAAAATACTTGTGTAGCAAGCAAAAAGCCCTGAGATATATCAGTACCACGGATATACTAAATATGATGGTGCATAGCTGTAACCTTAGCTTTTGGGAGGTAGCAGttgagatttatatatttatttaaaaagcatggagagaaggaagagcaggtCATATGTAAGCTGAAATCCTTCATGCACCATAATAGAAGTCAAATAGGTAATATCTAAACTAAATGATCAAGAAATAGCAGtacagaagccgggcagtggtggcacacaccttttatcccagcactcaggaggcaaaggcaggcggatccctgagttcaaggccagcctggtctacagagtaagttccaggatagccagggctatacaaacaAACTCTgtcccagggggaaaaaaaaaagtgaggttggagagatggctcagtggttaagagcagtggccagaggacccaggttcaattcccagcatccacatggtggctcataactgtctgtaactgctgGCACAGCAAAtagtgcacagatgtacatgtggacaaaacacccacacacataaaaccaaGAGATCTTTTCAGAAAATAGATAGTATATCACAAAAGAAAGGTGTGGGAGTGAGTGAGGCGAGGAGTGGAGCTCGGTTAACTACcaaagtgcttgcttagcattcgTGAGGCCCTGGGTCGGATCCCTAGCACTTTATAAACTAGATCTGGCGGCACACACCTACAGTCACAGAGCCGAAGAGTTAGTTAACAGGAGGATTGAGAgtcttgaggccagtctggaatacttagtgagtttcaggacaatctctatgtgtaagaccctgtctcaaaaaaacatataagaggctggagaggtggctcagcaattaagagcacttgctgcccttgggaggacctaggtttggtttccAACAATTACATGGCTATTCACAATCATCCCTaactaattccaggggatctgactccctttcCTGACAGCCAAaaataccaggcatgcatgtactgtgcacacacatacatacatacatacatacatacatacatacatatatgcttgcaaacacacaaataacatGGATAAaactatggttttattttttaatgttattttatgtgtatgagtataaaAATACGAAGAGAATACATTTCATTAGGGGGTTTGAAGGTTTGATTGCTTATTTCAAGTGCTATCGTGGGACCTTTAAGAAATTCCaaacagtggctcatgccttaatcctagcactcgggaagcagaggccagcagatctctatgagtttgaggccaggctggtctacagagtgagttccaggacagccaagactgtttcacagagaaaccctgtcttgagaaaaaaagaagaagaagaagaagaaaagaaaaagaaagaaattccagggctggagagatggctcagaggttaagagcactgcttgttcttccaaaggtcctgagttcaattcccagcaaccacatggtggctcacagccatctgtaatgagatctggtgccctcttctggcttgcagggatatgtgcagacagaacactgtatacataataaataaataattttttaaaatttaagagagagagagaaagaaattccaAACAGGAAAAGATAAGGTCCCTGTCCAAATCTAGTGAAGGAAGGACGTAGTAGGAAATGGTATGTAAGTGTTAGAAGAAAGATTCAGAAGACGGAGAccaaagagatagctcagcagttaagagcacttattgctctggcagaggacccagttcccagcagccacgtgATCATTCACaaccaactataactccagttccaggaatctgatgccctcttctggcactcaGATGGTGCTCATACATaagtgcaagcaaaacacacacacacatagtgaaaATGACTCAAGAATACTGAGAGACAATTAATATGGCAGAGGACTTGTTGATCATGCTGTTCATCCTTTTGGTGAAGCTAGAAATGCTGTAGTTTATCAGTGTGTCCTGTAAAGAGCTAGACACGGTTGCACACACCtgaagtcccagcacttaggagacagaaagaaacagaagaatcaaGAGTTCCAATTCAGCCTCCACTACAtcagacactatctcaaaatagAATTTTCGACAGACGTGGTAAAGATGGAGTGTAAAGTGTCATATCTAGATAGAAATCAAAGGAAGTGATAGGTGTCAAGTACCAAAAGTACTAGTTGAATTAtgaaccagagagatggctcaatattTAAGAGCACCTAttgttcttacaaaggacctggattcGATTCCAAGCACCGACATGATGGTAACTCACAACTTACATAACTCTACACCCAGAGCATCCAATGTCCCCTTCTGACATTCTAGGGTACCAGGCATcacatggtgcccagacatacatgcaggcaaaatactcatacacataaaataataaaataaatctaaaaagaaaacaatgtaatcaTTTAAGgtccaggtatggtggtgcatggctcttatctcagtactctggaggcagagataggtgcaTATTtgtgagtttagggccagcctgatctgtgtGTCAAATTGTAGGCCAGCAAAGTCCACTtagtgaagccaggcagtggtggcgcacgcctttaatcccagcactcagaaggcagagccaggcggatctccctgagtttgaggccagcctggtctacagtgtgagatacagaacaggcaccaaaactacacagagaaactcgggGCGGGGGAGTCTActtgtgagactgtgtctcaaaaatattttttaagggggccggggttgagacagggtttctctgtgtagctttggtgcctgtcctggaactcactctggagcccaggctggcctcgaactcacagagatccacctgcctctgcctcccgagtgccaggattaaaggtgcgcaccaccactgcctggcctcaaaaatattttttaatcatttaaaactttaaaaatatttttcttctttctggccCCAAATAATACATTCTGACATAGTTTAACAattaaaacacaggaaatatCTTCTTTTCCCAGCTTGAAAATAAGGAACTTCGAGAATTATTGTCCATCAGCAGTGAGTCTCTTCAGGTTGAGAAAGAAAATTCTGTGGATCCTGCTTCCCAGCCCATCAAataactgaacttctgaactctgGCTGCAGATGGCCCGTCATGGAGAGAAGTGACTACCTCTCCATAAGACGCGTCCATTCAAGTGTCTTGCCACAGACTTGAGTTAGTGTTGATTAGAGGTATGAGATGGCAGTTCAAAATTGCCACTTGCCATTCATTGTCCACAAAACAGTTTGGGGTGTATTAGCAAAAATAGACACGTCTCACCATTCCTTTGTCAGAGACTACGTTCAGTTTTTACTCTGGGACCTGAATTTATATAAACTGTTGTTTtcagttcatttttgtttttcacatctcTGAAACtccaaacattttattataaaccagtgattttattttatataggatTATAAAATTGACTTCTAAGGATTTTTAAGAGGTTGAACTTTTTAAAGGTACATGTTTAGTGTaaacctggatttttttttttccacttgcaAAAGTAACGTGATTCACAGAAGCAGAGCCTCTGGGTTCCATCACTCATCTGTGGAGTTTGGATTCTCTCTGGTGCTAGGAGTTGACACTTCGTGGTCAGGTGTCTTTTCTCTTAATTGAGAGGATCTATTACTATTCCCCGGGAAATATCCTTGGCAACAAGTCACCTGGGTTTGGGTTGTTCTCCTCCCTACAAGGATCGCATAGTCATTCAGAGGGTGCCCAGGAACTTGGACCTGCCCCATCATGTACAGTCCCACGCAAGCACTTGATTTAAATGCCACCTGATttaaaagcttttatttatttgatcaacaatcaacttgctttttgtttgaCTAGGGAATATTCAGCTTAGGTGGTTGGCCGACTGTGAAGAACATGTCATAGATTTCCCCACATCACAGTTCATAGGCACTGTGCCCCACTATTGATGAGTACATTGCTGTGATGGTGAAGGATAGCACTGCTTGGATGGCTTATCACCGGCAGTAGTAGTCTGCTGTCTgagatttatttgatttttacatGGAAGCACTGTATCACCTACAGAAAGCTACTACATTCCTGATGCCATGCAGGCAATTGAGAACAAACTGAGATTCCGGTGCAGGGAGGGTCTCCTAGTCACCTTGTCAACCTTCCCCTGGCCTTCCTGGTTTACTCAAATTTATAAAGAATTCCTTTTACATGATTTGTTTGCCCAaaatagctgaaaaaaaaatcttaactctGTCAATATTTGCCAATACTAAGCACCATACCACATGCGAAAGAGGATATTAAGAAAGagctagctgggcggtggtggcgcacgcctttaatcccagcactggggaggcagaggcaggtggatctctgtgagttcgaggccagcctggtctacagagcaatatccaggacaggctccaaagctacagagaaaccctgtctcaaaaaaaaaaaaaaaacaaaaaacaaaaaagaaaagaaaagaaagatctaGTGTTTTATATGTAAAGTTTCTTTTGTATGGTCCAAAGAACTAATTCGAGCTAAAGCAACAAAATCTATCCAGAATGTTCTGAGTCCTCTGATCCCATTAATACTTACGAACTTTAATTAGAGTAGTTGACAATTCCAACCGTTTGCCTTGAAGTATCCCCTAAGTGCCCAAAGTGTACTCCACAAGCCCATCGGAAGCAAGTGTCCTCTCCCCTAAGTGACAAAGTGTACTCCACAAGCCCATCCAGGAGCAAGTGTTCTCTACCACTTGTCAGCTGTCAATCAAGTTTCATTGAAAATGGTAGGGTTACTAGATAGTCTGTTTCAACAGTGTACACAGGAGCCCTTTATCTGCCTTTTGTTCCCTCTTTCCATCTTAGCCACCAGAAGAACCTCTTCCTCTTAGTCCTGGGGATATACTGAGCTTTCAATGCCCTGTGTCATATAAATTATGCTGGTGTTAATGCTGTGAAGGTAATATAGAGCTAGTGTATTGAATGGAGAAGGAGTGCTCTTCACTTTGTGTGAAGATGTTAATGtctcttgcagtagatggaagAATTTAGTGTGtgaaattttaatatgaaattatCTTTGCTAATAAAAACCTCTGGGGAAGATTTGCTAATTTTACTGAGTAATGAGTCTAATTAAAAAGTGTAGAGGGGCTGGGCAGTTGTGGTgcatacctttcatcccagcacttgggaggcagaggcagaaagatctctgagtctggtctacagagcctggtctacagagcaagttccaggtcagccaaagctacacagagaaaccctgtcttggggggaaaagaagaaggaggagaaggagaagaagaacaagaaggaggaggaggagaagaagaagagagaggttTTTTCAGATCTATAGCAACCTTGTCAAGTGACAGTTCATAAGCAGTCTGCCGTTAGCacaacatattcacagtataGCTGTACACATAGCATATTAATAAGGTACTCATTGCACAAGTACCATATGTATAATTTATCACTGAACTCTATTTCCATGTTCCTTAATGTGTTGTTCACTCACCTATTGAAATAGAAATTTATGTATGGAATCTGAAACTTACATTTTAATAACCATCCCATAAAATGACAATACTAGTTGAAGAATATGtcttagggccagtgagatgactcagcaggtaaaggtgcttgccacgaAGCCTGATGGCCAGAGTtcaatcaccagaacccatgtggaaggcgagaactaactcctgcaagttatcttctgacctcccacacaaaaacaacaaagtatGTGTATTGTCTGTGCAAAGAGCAAGACTTCATTAGGAGTTACATGAGTTGGAGGGGGGCGGCGGGGAGAACAGACCTaagactttaaaaagaaaagcatggtaAAGGGAGTCAAGCCAGTATACATAGAGGGTTGGAGATGTAACAGCTGGTGTGGTGCCTGGTTTTCACAGAGCATTGGCCTTGATACTCAGCGCCAGATAagctaggcgtggtggcacatgcctgtattcccagaacttggaggcaaaggcaggaaaatcaggaatccaagatcatccttggctacatagcaagttcgaaaccagcctgggctacaagagaccctgtctcaaaagacaaaacaaaatgttgtTCATATAATTATGATGCAGTATGATAAATCTGATATAAGTGTATTTAGAACACAGAAAGGACTGTTTAAACTTGAGAATCCAACAGTTGACAGGAGTTGCTAGGAGTCGACCTAGAAAACAGCTGCAGAAGCGGTCTAGATAGTTCTGCAATGATTATACCTCGTGCTGTACTGAGGGCTTTTCTGCGTCAGACACTGACACAGAATCTCCATTTTAACTCTTTACAGTTCTTCACACACTAGAAGGTTCTTATTTGTCCAAGTAGAGCCAGGATTCACACCCAGGCACTCTTCAGTGCGTTTCTTAAGCACCAAGTTAAGATGCCTTTAAATGCCAAATATTGTGTGGATCTCATGGATTTTGGTTGGCAAAATCGTTCTTATTTACAAGGGCAAGAGAAACACCATAGCCTGGGTACTGGGAAATACCATGCATTCAGTTTAGTAGGGTCAACTAATAGGAATGTGTTGTTGTATGTTTCCTAGAATGTTGTGCATATGATGGTCCTCGCTGTGAAGAAGAAAGGGTGTATTTCTTTACAGGGTACCATCTTATCATGGTGGCTTTCGTCTTTCAtgctgttttcttgttgttgtagATTACTGCTGTGTCAGATGTCATGCCCATGTGGAAGGCAGGCAAAAATAGGAAACTGCCTGCCTTGGAGATGCATGGGAAAAGCAAAGGTTTCCAGAAATAATAAATGGAGTTTTCCTCTCCATATTTGCCTCACATACTAAATACACATGTCCAGGTGTAAAGAAGGCTAGATTCACAGCCATGCCAAATAAAGTCAGTATTCTCTTAGCAAAGAGAAATAATATTGAGAAAACAGCAATGCGTGATTGTTACATTTAGTTGTTTTACTGTAAATATACTTTTTTAGCAAGTTTAAATTATTAGCTGCAGAGATACTTATGTTGAGTCACCAAGAAAATGGGCTCTCGTAGACACCTGTTATTTCTTTACTGACTGCCCAGTGTCCTAACCCCTACCTAGGTAGGGTTCCCTTGTCTACTGTGTCAGAGCTTCCTCTTTCCTAAGGAATTTGGAAGTACCAGATGTTTTCCAGCCTCCTTTGCAGCTAGGCAAGATATAGCTGCCTTGAATTTCAAAGTTGGTGATATGGCAAAGCAGAATACAGAATCCTTTGAAGCTGGTGACCAGCAACACTGGCTGCTGCATTCAACTCCATAGATGAAGAGCAAAAATGAGTTTGGAATGCCAGCCATCAGCTCTGTAAGCTGTGTCTGCAGTAGAGACAGGGCTTCACTGCAGACATTCTCTATTTCCTGGCTGCCCAAGAGATCTTGAGAAATACTTTTAATAAAGTCTCTTTTATTAAAACTACCCAGAATTAGCCGGGCATgatggcgcaagcctttaattccaacacttggaagacagagagaggcaagctctgtgaattcgaggccaccttggtctacaaagtgagttccaagacagctaaggctgttacacagagaaaccctgtctcaaaaaaacaaacaatagggctggagagatggctcagaggttaagagcactaactgttcttccagaggtcctgagttcaattcccagcaaccacatggtggctcacaaccatctgtaatgagatcgggcaccctcttctgtatacataataaataaataagccttaaaaaaaaaagaaaagaaaagaaaaaccaagaaagaaaaagaaaaactaaaaaactacCCTGAGTTGCCTGTAACTAAGAAAACAGATTAGggacatacatttttaaacatccatgcacatataaATTTTATCAGTACTTTGTTatctttgtatttaaattttatgtaatatTGGACATTTATAAAAGGATAACATTATCtaaattaagaattaaaatcattaccagtgctgggactaatgcttgcctagcatacgaAAAGCCCTGggtcaatccccaggaccacaaaagcaaaaccagaaaattaCCAGTGCTAGCCAGGTGAGGTAGtccacacctttattcccagcactctggctGGAGtcagcagcaggcagatctctatgagtctgaggccagcctggtctacgtatcaagttccagaacagtcagggctacattgtgagaccaaGTCTCCAAAAAGacacaatataatttttaaaccaATGCTTTTTCCCGTTTGAGTTCCTACTTCTCTCTACTCCTTCCCTGCTTCTGTTTAAATAGCTTTAATCATAGGCAAAAAGACCTAAAATACATGTGTATCTCTTAGGTAATCTCCTCAGTTTTGTTCCTTTATGAACTTTATAGAAATGGCATCATACTGTATGTAGTCTAGAGACTGGAATTTCTTCACTCGATGTATTTATAATATTCAGCTGTCATTTCTTTCAATGATTATGTTTCATTATGTAACTATAAAACATTGTTAAGAAATACTATATATGAAGTTGGAGCTTAGTGGTAAACATGTGCATAGCATGTATtaggccctgagttcaacccaacacacacacgcgcgcacacacacacacacacacacacacacacactcacacacacacacacacacaggagagagagagaaatatgctataataatcccagcactctggaggcagaggcaggcggatctcttgagttcgaggccagcctggtctacagagggagttccaggacagccaggactgttacagagagaaacctgtttcaaaaataaataaataaataaataaagtacatTTTTGTGATCTACTGTTGTCTTCTTAATTCTCCAGCTACTTCATATTAACTAcctttattatttcatgtttgcTGTCATTTCACTTGGACACCTCATGATGGGCTTTTAGAGTGAAAAAAGGAGTGTTAGTCCCCTAACACAGTGAAAAGCAGACCGGTGTTGTCTTTTGTCACTCTCCAAGCACGttgaaaaggaaacagaattcaGAGTTCAGCTAATCCAGCTGCACCCAACATTTCTTATAGCTtttgtgagctgccctatggttgctgggaattgaacccaggtcctctggaagagcagccagtgctcttaaccgctgagccatttctccagcccctcttataGCTTTTGTTGTTGGACTTTCTTGGGAAGTCTACTCCAAAGAAATTGTTCTGCTCAAAGCTAACtaatgaaccagtgagttttgtGTAGATATGGAGCACAGGCAACTTACTGCCTGGTGCACCATGGAAAGCCGCTCACCCTCATCCAcgcaattgttttgtttttttttttctttttctttttttttcttggtttttcaagacagggtttctctgtgtagctttgcgcctttcctgggactcacttggtagcccaggctggcctcgaactcacagagatccacctggctctgcctcccgagtgctgggattaaaggcgtgcgccaccaccgcccggcaatccaCGCAATTGTTAACCACTATATAGCCTCGGAGAGGAGAAGCCTTCTGAGTTGTGCCGGCTAACACCTTTACATGCCCGAAGGACAAGATTCTTCAGCCCTTCACCTCTTCCTCTAGCACTTACGTTCTCTCcactcttctgagatgttccttgagccttggaaACTATGGTACAGGTGCATGGTTATTTTCTGAGCATTAGGCCACTATGTTTCAGCAACAAACCCATATTCCCGGCAGTTTGCCCAGTTGTAAATCCAAAATCACTGCCACGGTAAAAAGTTTTCTTGCTACATGGGCAGATTGTCTGACTGCCTTCTGAGTATTGATGTTTATACACATATTAGTGCTGTGGTCAGTCTCCAGCAGTGAAACtttgttttgattcatttttgtcaactcgacacagCTTAAGTTCTGTGGGAAGAAGggcatcaattgagaaaatgcctcttacCGAATTAacttgtaggcaagcctgtgtggCTTTCTAGATTAATGATTGGAGGGTGAGAGCTCAGCCACACTGTAGacagtaccatccctaggcaggtaggtggtcctgggaggtATAAGAAAGGGAACTGTAGCCAGTTATGGTGGgacacccttttaatcccagcactcgggaggcagaggcgggtggatctgatttccaaggccagcctggtctccaaagactagaactgttacaaagagaaaccctgtctcaggaaaaagaaaaagaaaagaaagcaaggaaagaaaaaggaaggaaggaaggagagagagagaagaaagaaagaaagaaaaagaaagaaagaaagaaaaaaaagaaggaaagaaactgaaCGTGAGGCTGAGGAACaagccaataaacagcattcctccatggtctgctTAGTTCATGCcatgacttcccttcatgacagATTgtcaagttacttttggtcacagtgtttatcagcAATAGAAACAAGCTTCATGTTGCAGTGGGAATCATTTGGAGTGATGAGAATAAATggctgtggagtgctcagcccaaATGAGACATCTATCCCACCTCCtactccaaggctcagggaaccttACGGAAGAGGGAAGGAGGTATGTGAGTGACAGAGAtgaggagtgctgtgaaatggTGTCTTCTGAAAATGGTGTGGCTGTTGTATTGGTGAACTCGCTCACGGCAGCTTTGATCATGGACACAACACTGGCACAGAATCAAACCAGCCAACGTTTCACCACGGATGAAGGAGGGTTACATGAGGTATCCCTAACTGAGGAGCCAGAAGTTGATGGCTGTGGAAGGaggtgacatttttttcttcactgtctGTTAGGTTGTCGATGTTCCTGTGGATGaccccacacccatacacatatatgctgaggaataatcctcttgtacactataaagatttgtcacttgaattggtttaataaaacactgattggctggtagctgggcaggaagttaggcaggaaagccaaactgaaaatgatggaaagaaggaggacagagtcagagagtcgccagccagatgcagaggaagcaagatgaggatgtcattttgagacaaggtaccaagccatgtggataaacatagataagaattattggttaatttaagtgtaagagctagttaaataataagcctgagctacctgctgagcatttataaataatattatgcctcagagtcaattatttaagaagcagctgctgggtatttgggaacaggcagtgtagatgtaaccaatcgtctttttaaaataagaaacacagagccaatgtaaaagagaaagccgagaggtcagagctcagagataaaatcttacctcctgcagtgctcctagcttccccgagagagctacttcctgtttgtctgtgtttaaatagtctttctgttctgccttctcattggttctaaacccaaccacatgactgcctcatcactgcctgtaagtatcgccctccaggtcttaaaggcatatgtctccaatactggctgtatccctgaacacacagaaatctacctagctc includes:
- the Sike1 gene encoding suppressor of IKBKE 1 isoform X2, translating into MRRPSRWWTSRPRCTGGWRRCGRRAPCCPSRSGRAGPRPGYQEDAPDVKDMSKYKPHILLSQENTQIRDLQQENRELWVSLEEHQDALELIMSKYRKQMLQLMVAKKAVDTEPVLKAHQSHSAEIESQIDRICEMGEVMRKAVQVDDNQFCKIQEKLAQLELENKELRELLSISSESLQVEKENSVDPASQPIK
- the Sike1 gene encoding suppressor of IKBKE 1 isoform X1, giving the protein MSCTIEKILTDAKTLLERLREHDAAAESLVDQSAALHRRVAAMREAGAVLPEQYQEDAPDVKDMSKYKPHILLSQENTQIRDLQQENRELWVSLEEHQDALELIMSKYRKQMLQLMVAKKAVDTEPVLKAHQSHSAEIESQIDRICEMGEVMRKAVQVDDNQFCKIQEKLAQLELENKELRELLSISSESLQVEKENSVDPASQPIK